Proteins found in one Plasmodium knowlesi strain H genome assembly, chromosome: 12 genomic segment:
- a CDS encoding serine/threonine protein kinase, putative produces MLNKEDYLISLFDIVEGFNNYCALYKKKHCSSFIFSSKVLTKNERSKDTQDFKKAFSSFLSNIEFLHFHIVQKGGPYENVQSACIERDDCKSEELQGEMSHKEKNARCGEQAKNIFPPNEYPQNGTHSSNEVKQHDGGESKVDEMAEAANVQGTEKTNEENHRKSSGQTDCFYLNDIERKGRNENYSFGAHLSQSDFSDTVDSQNSTDLYDENRDLILSQRNEMLIRYVAGLDYALNVRRVSKEMLIDEIKKFFKVHNRNVRLGEYSSFLNEETMIMLRRRVQNDDDNMDDYGVHDYDDGDYLNVERNYRRKYKKTTFFFSIPGNYFFIKNYDDQSRDTFPPNNYANHDRSLNDITLYTLSNNSSNINRNNCNLYTDNVLSRNSSYNKFSSPTFGMEIERHMSPNFGTMEEESKSANAACNQFDSSSYAPNEETDNACLTPSLNSSPKYENDIKLNNSERYIPEKDNHVNDSSPHSSGSYRNHEPIGKSATNKWEKNHMYEIDSVQKKKNNLHSNTTDFYQSISDFYKSKENGNNSCEEGSNTCMKNSCLFLNSNETSVQTKNESYQENEENIINLFFDDELSSALTINNESSLSKGVHNCNRQLFHDKDSPDVDGGIFQHSNKDVTSENNHPVRVEQAVKYERDERKWMDEYCEGDYNMFRSEQIRKKKELTHGLSNGIFRKEETEKGSQEEEQKNVNTDRVTICHKAPHVGSNHHSDLTSVEQNSCDNMYNGINLRIIYERNKGELNSKGEIHFFPGQLILNKYKVVKILSKTKFSTTVKCLNVLYRKGEGGGGIHRGDNWKKNYPRECSREQTSDSLVISRSTILEDSTGKRIPCRKLQERQEIFSSNGEPLLGAQNANHKMCKYVCLKVMKNGKSFLDQGLFELIVLNMLSNESSDSQKNGDGNIYTNENIIQLYDYFYFKEHLIIVTEYMQSDLYNYFIKKGKIGTLGQLQILAKNLLQGLAFIHSKNLIHCDLKPENIMINMKRRKKKVKAVGKGGLLGKGSDSGLVTLGSTHCSNSSMRDNVFVKEKDKFSFEASLKDKPSSSGSGSGSTEAVDKAHIFSNEKFEKIKIIDFNSSIYESDKLEMYVQTRSYRSPEVLLQENYDKKIDIWSLGCILFEFLTKKILFDHQNIYRFIYSIASYIGPFPFYMIKGCRIPYLFTKHGLIILKKISVDKGYSNSIKEEPLDEVDDESVMFNSKDFFRLNKKENNTNDLLKDAHANQGSQYSSKLSKEIYYDVCYPSDNLLKRNFQIEDTLFLDFLLSLLQIDPCKRPNANEALKHPWLKPNTYHDGL; encoded by the coding sequence ATGCTGAACAAGGAGGACTACCTAATTTCCCTCTTTGACATAGTTGAAGGGTTCAACAATTACTGTGCATTGTACAAGAAGAAACACTGCAgcagttttattttttctagtAAGGTTCTCACGAAAAATGAGAGAAGTAAGGATACACAAGATTTTAAAAAGGCCTTTAGCAGCTTCCTAAGTAATATagaatttttacattttcacatTGTGCAAAAAGGCGGTCCGTATGAGAATGTCCAAAGTGCATGTATAGAACGGGATGACTGCAAAAGTGAGGAACTTCAGGGAGAAATGTCtcataaggagaaaaatgctcGTTGTGGAGAGCAagccaaaaatatattcccgCCAAATGAATATCCCCAAAATGGCACACATTCGAGCAATGAAGTTAAGCAGCACGATGGGGGTGAAAGCAAAGTAGACGAAATGGCAGAAGCGGCGAATGTTCAGGGAacggaaaaaacaaatgaggaGAATCATAGAAAAAGTTCAGGTCAGACAGACTGCTTCTATTTGAACGATATAGAAAGGAAAGGTAGAAATGAAAACTACTCGTTTGGAGCCCATTTGTCACAGTCCGATTTCAGCGACACGGTTGATTCACAAAACAGCACAGATCTGTACGACGAAAATAGGGACCTAATACTTAGCCAAAGAAATGAAATGCTAATCAGATACGTCGCAGGGTTAGATTATGCGCTAAATGTCAGGAGAGTGTCCAAAGAAATGTTAATagatgaaattaaaaaattttttaaagtgcATAATAGGAACGTTAGATTAGGCGAatactcctcctttttaaatgaagaaaCGATGATTATGTTAAGGAGGAGGGTCCAAAATGATGACGACAATATGGATGATTACGGTGTCCATGATTATGATGATGGTGATTATTTAAATGTGGAGAGAAATTACCGacgtaaatataaaaaaacaaccttctttttctccatcccTGGGAACTAtttctttataaaaaattatgatgacCAAAGTAGGGACACCTTTCCCCCCAACAACTATGCCAACCATGACCGAAGCTTAAATGACATTACCCTATACACACTGTCGAATAATTCGTCAAATATAAACAGAAACAATTGCAATTTGTATACAGACAATGTACTAAGTAGAAATAGCTCTTATAACAAATTCAGCTCACCAACATTTGGAATGGAAATAGAACGGCACATGTCTCCTAACTTTGGTACCATGGAGGAGGAAAGCAAAAGTGCAAACGCTGCGTGTAATCAATTTGACAGCAGTTCCTATGCACCTAATGAAGAAACAGACAATGCCTGCTTGACACCCAGTTTGAATAGTAGCCCGAAATATGAAAACGATATAAAATTGAACAATTCGGAAAGATACATCCCAGAAAAGGATAATCATGTAAACGATTCTTCCCCTCATAGCAGTGGCAGTTACAGAAATCATGAGCCAATTGGCAAAAGTGCTACCAATAAATGGGAGAAGAACCATATGTATGAGATTGACAGcgtacagaagaaaaaaaataacctaCATAGCAACACGACCGATTTTTATCAAAGTATAAGTGACTTTTACAAAAGTAAGGAAAATGGTAATAACTCCTGCGAGGAAGGGAGCAACACCTGCATGAAGAATAGCTGCCTCTTTTTGAATAGCAATGAAACGAGCGTACAAACCAAAAATGAAAGTTATCAAGAAAACGAGGAGAACATAATTAACCTATTCTTTGATGATGAATTGTCAAGCGCCCTAACTATAAATAATGAATCATCTTTGAGTAAAGGAGTACACAACTGCAATAGGCAACTCTTCCATGATAAGGATAGCCCAGATGTAGACGGGGGTATATTTCAGCACAGTAATAAGGATGTAACAAGTGAGAACAACCATCCTGTTCGTGTGGAGCAAGCAGTAAAATACGAGAGGGATGAGCGCAAGTGGATGGATGAATACTGCGAGGGCGATTACAATATGTTTAGGTCAGAACaaatcaggaaaaaaaaagagctaaCACATGGGCTGTCAAATGGGATATTCCGTAAAGAGGAAACGGAAAAGGGATcccaagaagaagaacaaaagaacGTTAATACGGACCGAGTTACCATTTGCCATAAGGCCCCCCACGTTGGAAGTAACCATCACAGTGACCTTACCAGTGTTGAACAAAATTCTTGTGACAACATGTATAATGGAATTAACCTAAGGATCATATacgaaaggaataaaggcGAACTGAATTCCAAAGGGGAAATCCACTTTTTCCCGGGTCAgctaattttaaataaatataaagtggtaaaaattttgtccaAAACGAAGTTCAGCACCACGGTTAAGTGTTTAAATGTGCTATacaggaaaggggaaggggggggtggTATTCATCGAGGAGATAATTGGAAGAAGAATTACCCTCGAGAATGTTCAAGAGAACAAACAAGTGATTCCTTAGTGATTAGCAGATCTACCATTTTAGAAGATTCGACAGGGAAAAGGATTCCATGTAGAAAACTCCAGGAAAGACAAgaaattttctcctccaaTGGTGAACCCCTCTTAGGAGCCCAAAATGCAAatcataaaatgtgcaaatacGTCTGCTTAAAAGtaatgaaaaatggaaagagctTCTTAGACCAAGGATTGTTCGAATTGATCGTTCTGAACATGTTATCGAATGAAAGTAGCGACtcccaaaaaaatggagatggaaatatatacacaaatgAAAACATTATACAACTGTATGATTACTTCTACTTCAAAGAGCATCTAATCATAGTGACGGAATACATGCAGAGCGATTtgtataattattttattaaaaagggtAAGATAGGGACTCTAGGACAGCTACAAATATTAGCGAAGAACTTGCTGCAAGGCTTGGCGTTTATCCATTCGAAAAATTTAATACACTGCGATTTGAAGCCTGAAAATATTATGATAAAcatgaaaaggaggaagaaaaaagtgaaggcaGTAGGCAAAGGGGGTCTCTTAGGAAAAGGTTCCGACTCAGGTTTAGTAACGTTGGGTAGTACACATTGCAGCAATTCCTCCATGCGTGACAATGTAtttgtgaaggaaaaggataaattCTCCTTTGAAGCTAGTTTGAAGGATAAACCAAGTAGCAGTGGCAGTGGCAGTGGCAGTACGGAGGCTGTCGATAAGGCACACATTTTTAGCAacgaaaaatttgaaaaaataaaaataatagacTTTAATAGTTCCATATACGAAAGCGACAAGCTAGAAATGTACGTGCAAACGAGGTCGTATAGATCTCCAGAAGTTTTACTACAAGAAAATTAcgacaaaaaaattgatatatGGAGCTTAGGCTGCATATTATTCGAATTCTTAACGAAGAAAATTCTATTTGATcatcaaaatatatatcGATTTATATACTCTATAGCGTCTTACATCGGgccctttccattttatatGATAAAGGGTTGCCGCATACCATACCTTTTCACAAAGCACGGAttaataattttgaaaaaaataagtgttGACAAAGGTTACAGTAATAGCATTAAGGAAGAACCACTTGATGAGGTGGATGACGAATCGGTCATGTTTAACTCAAAAGATTTCTTCCgcttaaataaaaaagaaaacaacacAAATGATTTATTAAAAGATGCGCACGCAAATCAGGGTTCGCAGTACTCGTCAAAATTAAGTAAAGAAATTTATTATGATGTTTGCTACCCAAGTGACAATCTGCTGAAGCGTAATTTTCAAATTGAAGACACATTGTTTTTAGATTTTCTCTTATCACTACTGCAAATTGATCCATGTAAACGGCCCAATGCTAATGAAGCGTTGAAACATCCTTGGCTAAAGCCGAACACTTACCATGACGGGTTATGA